One segment of Yersinia kristensenii DNA contains the following:
- the livH gene encoding high-affinity branched-chain amino acid ABC transporter permease LivH, with the protein MSEQFLYFLQQMFNGVTLGSTYALIAIGYTMVYGIIGMINFAHGEVYMISSYVSFIVIAALMMVGIDASWLLIGSAFLVSIVIASAYGWSIERVAYKPVRSSKRLIALISAIGMSIFLQNYVSLNQGSRDLALPSLVTGQWTLAETNGFAATISTMQLTIWIVTFLAMLALTLFIRYSRMGRACRACAEDLKMASLLGINTDRVISLTFVIGALMAAVAGVLLGQFYGVINPYIGFMAGMKAFTAAVLGGIGSIPGAMIGGLILGVAEALTSAYLSTEYKDAVSFALLIVVLLVMPTGILGRPEVEKV; encoded by the coding sequence ATGTCAGAGCAGTTTCTTTATTTCCTGCAACAGATGTTCAACGGGGTTACGTTGGGCAGCACTTATGCGCTGATCGCCATTGGTTACACCATGGTGTATGGCATTATCGGTATGATCAACTTTGCCCACGGTGAAGTGTATATGATCAGCAGCTACGTCTCCTTTATCGTGATTGCCGCATTGATGATGGTGGGGATTGATGCCAGTTGGTTATTGATAGGCTCTGCTTTTCTCGTCTCAATTGTCATTGCCAGTGCTTATGGTTGGAGTATTGAACGGGTGGCGTATAAACCGGTTCGTAGCTCTAAGCGCTTGATTGCATTGATCTCGGCTATCGGGATGTCTATCTTCCTGCAAAACTACGTCAGCCTCAATCAAGGCTCGCGGGATCTGGCTCTACCGAGTTTGGTGACTGGCCAGTGGACGTTGGCAGAAACCAATGGCTTTGCCGCGACCATTAGCACCATGCAGTTGACCATTTGGATAGTTACTTTCCTGGCCATGTTAGCGCTGACGCTATTTATCCGTTATTCCCGCATGGGCCGCGCTTGCCGTGCCTGTGCTGAAGATTTAAAAATGGCCAGTCTGCTGGGCATTAATACTGATCGGGTTATCTCACTGACTTTTGTTATCGGTGCGCTGATGGCCGCTGTCGCCGGGGTCTTGTTGGGGCAGTTTTATGGTGTCATTAACCCATACATCGGCTTTATGGCTGGTATGAAAGCATTTACCGCCGCAGTGTTAGGCGGGATCGGCAGTATTCCGGGCGCGATGATCGGTGGTTTGATTCTGGGGGTGGCTGAAGCATTAACTTCTGCGTATCTCAGCACAGAATATAAAGATGCAGTTTCATTTGCGCTGCTGATTGTTGTGTTATTAGTAATGCCTACTGGGATCTTAGGCCGTCCGGAGGTTGAAAAAGTATGA